A region from the Geobacillus vulcani PSS1 genome encodes:
- the uvrC gene encoding excinuclease ABC subunit UvrC: MNERLKEKLAVLPEQPGCYLMKDKHGTVIYVGKAKSMKTRVRSYFTGTHDGKTQRLVEEIADFEYIVTSSNAEALILEMNLIKKHDPKYNVMLKDDKSYPFIKITAEKHPRLLITRKVKKDGGKYFGPYPNVQAANETKKLLDRLYPLRKCSTMPARACLYYHMGQCLAPCVHPVSDEQNKAMVEQIVRFLNGGYEEVKRELAEKMYEAAEALEFERAKEYRDQIAAIEMTMEKQKMVLNDFIDRDVFGYAYDKGWMCVQVFFLRQGKLIERDVSIFPLYQDPDEEMLTFLGQFYAKAHHLKPKEVVLPSDIDGELARELLGVAVIQPKKGKKKELVELASKNAAIALKEKFYFIERDEERTIKAIERLGERLGIPTPRRIEAFDNSNIYGADPVSALVVFLDGKPAKKEYRKYKVKTVAGPNDYETMREVVRRRYTRVLKEGLPFPDLIIIDGGKGHLSAVRDVLENELGLDVPLVGLAKDEKHRTSELLAGDPPAVVPLDRQSQEFYLLQRIQDEVHRFAIAFHRKTRQKTMLHSVLDDIPGVGEKRKQALLNYFGSVKKMKEATVEELQRANIPRAVAEKIYEKLHE, from the coding sequence ATGAACGAGCGGCTGAAAGAAAAACTGGCTGTGCTGCCGGAGCAGCCGGGCTGCTATTTAATGAAAGACAAACACGGAACGGTCATTTACGTCGGCAAAGCGAAATCGATGAAAACGCGCGTCCGCTCCTATTTTACCGGGACGCATGACGGCAAGACGCAGCGGCTCGTGGAGGAAATCGCCGATTTCGAATACATCGTCACTTCGTCAAACGCTGAAGCGCTCATTTTAGAGATGAATTTGATCAAAAAGCATGATCCGAAATACAACGTCATGCTGAAGGATGACAAAAGCTATCCGTTTATTAAAATCACTGCGGAAAAACATCCGCGCCTATTGATCACCCGCAAAGTAAAAAAAGACGGCGGCAAATACTTCGGCCCCTATCCGAACGTGCAGGCGGCGAACGAAACAAAAAAGCTGCTCGACCGCTTATATCCGCTCCGTAAATGTTCGACGATGCCGGCGCGCGCCTGTTTGTATTACCATATGGGCCAATGCCTGGCCCCGTGCGTTCATCCGGTGTCAGACGAGCAGAACAAGGCGATGGTGGAGCAAATCGTCCGCTTTTTAAACGGCGGATACGAAGAGGTCAAGCGGGAGCTCGCGGAGAAAATGTACGAGGCGGCGGAAGCGCTCGAGTTTGAACGGGCGAAGGAATACCGCGATCAAATCGCGGCGATTGAGATGACGATGGAAAAGCAAAAAATGGTGCTCAATGACTTCATTGACCGCGATGTATTCGGATATGCGTACGACAAAGGCTGGATGTGCGTACAAGTGTTTTTCCTCCGCCAAGGGAAGTTGATCGAGCGCGACGTGTCGATCTTTCCGCTCTATCAGGACCCGGATGAGGAAATGCTTACGTTTTTAGGCCAGTTTTATGCGAAAGCGCATCATTTGAAGCCAAAAGAAGTCGTCCTCCCGTCCGACATCGACGGCGAGCTCGCCCGCGAGCTGCTCGGCGTTGCCGTCATCCAGCCGAAAAAAGGGAAGAAAAAAGAGCTTGTTGAGCTGGCAAGCAAAAACGCGGCCATTGCTCTGAAAGAAAAATTTTATTTCATCGAGCGGGACGAAGAACGGACGATCAAAGCCATCGAGCGTCTCGGAGAGCGTCTCGGCATTCCGACGCCGCGCCGCATCGAGGCGTTCGATAACTCAAACATATACGGAGCTGATCCGGTCTCGGCGCTCGTCGTGTTCCTGGACGGCAAGCCGGCGAAAAAAGAATATCGGAAATACAAGGTAAAGACGGTTGCAGGCCCGAACGATTATGAAACGATGCGCGAAGTCGTGCGCCGCCGCTATACGCGCGTGTTGAAAGAAGGATTGCCGTTCCCTGATTTGATCATCATCGACGGCGGCAAGGGCCACTTGTCGGCGGTGCGCGATGTGCTCGAAAACGAGCTCGGCCTTGACGTGCCACTTGTCGGATTGGCGAAGGACGAAAAACATCGCACATCGGAGCTTTTGGCCGGCGACCCGCCGGCGGTCGTGCCGCTTGACCGACAAAGCCAAGAGTTTTATCTATTGCAACGCATCCAAGATGAGGTGCACCGGTTTGCGATTGCCTTCCACCGAAAGACGCGGCAGAAAACGATGCTTCATTCCGTGCTGGATGACATCCCAGGTGTTGGGGAAAAGCGGAAACAAGCGCTTTTGAATTATTTCGGCTCGGTGAAAAAGATGAAAGAGGCGACGGTGGAGGAGCTGCAGCGGGCGAACATTCCGCGGGCGGTGGCGGAGAAAATCTACGAAAAGCTGCATGAATAG
- a CDS encoding YslB family protein: MKQPSLEDQYQAFSAITQSAFGTELLRHSLLPELLGKDAASLLYWAGKQLARRYPLDTLDDVALFFERAGWGALSVGEERNDELSVELSGPIIAARFSLYGSCSFQLEAGFLAQQIEHQKRFVTEAVELPPKRDGKARILVKWDRKQGVD; encoded by the coding sequence ATGAAACAGCCATCATTAGAGGATCAGTATCAAGCGTTTAGCGCGATCACGCAGTCCGCCTTCGGGACGGAGCTGCTTCGCCATTCGCTTCTTCCTGAGCTGCTTGGCAAAGACGCCGCTTCACTGCTGTACTGGGCCGGCAAACAGTTGGCGCGGCGCTATCCGCTCGACACGCTCGACGATGTCGCCCTGTTTTTTGAACGAGCGGGATGGGGAGCTTTGTCGGTTGGCGAAGAGCGGAACGACGAACTATCTGTCGAGTTGTCAGGCCCCATCATCGCCGCCCGCTTTTCCTTGTACGGCAGCTGCTCGTTCCAGCTTGAGGCTGGATTTCTCGCCCAGCAAATCGAACATCAAAAGCGGTTCGTCACCGAAGCGGTCGAGCTGCCGCCAAAGCGGGATGGCAAAGCGCGCATTTTAGTGAAATGGGATCGGAAGCAGGGGGTCGATTGA
- a CDS encoding succinate dehydrogenase cytochrome b558 subunit: MAGNREFYYRRLHSLLGVVPVGIFLVQHLVVNHFATRGPEAFNRAAAFMENLPFRYFLEIFVIFLPLLFHAVYGIYIAFTAKFNTRQYGYFRNWMFMLQRITGIITLIFVVWHVYETRVQAAFGAEVNYDMMANIVDNPFMLGFYIVGILSTVFHFANGLWSFCVSWGLTVSPRSQQVFTYITMIIFVALSIVGIRAILAFA, encoded by the coding sequence ATGGCAGGGAATCGCGAGTTTTACTATCGCCGGCTCCATTCGCTGCTGGGGGTTGTTCCCGTCGGCATCTTTTTAGTGCAGCACTTGGTCGTCAATCATTTTGCGACGCGTGGGCCGGAAGCGTTTAACCGGGCGGCGGCGTTTATGGAAAACTTGCCGTTCCGCTATTTTCTTGAAATTTTTGTTATTTTTCTCCCATTGCTGTTCCACGCTGTATACGGCATTTATATCGCGTTTACAGCGAAATTCAACACCCGCCAGTACGGCTATTTCCGCAACTGGATGTTTATGCTTCAGCGGATCACCGGCATCATTACATTGATTTTTGTCGTCTGGCACGTGTACGAGACGCGGGTGCAAGCCGCATTCGGCGCCGAAGTGAACTACGACATGATGGCCAACATTGTCGACAATCCGTTTATGCTTGGATTTTATATTGTTGGAATTTTGTCCACGGTCTTTCACTTCGCCAACGGCTTATGGTCGTTCTGCGTCAGCTGGGGGTTGACGGTGTCCCCTCGTTCGCAGCAAGTATTTACGTACATTACGATGATCATTTTCGTCGCGCTTTCCATTGTCGGCATTCGCGCCATTTTGGCGTTTGCGTGA
- the sdhA gene encoding succinate dehydrogenase flavoprotein subunit, with protein sequence MKKGKIIVVGGGLAGLMATIKIAEAGVPVELFSLVPVKRSHSVCAQGGINGAVNTKGEGDSPWEHFDDTVYGGDFLANQPPVKAMCEAAPGIIYMLDRMGVMFNRTPEGLLDFRRFGGTQHHRTAYAGATTGQQILYALDEQVRRHEVAGLVTKYEHWEFLGVVLDDEQICRGIVAQDLRSMEIKAFPADAVILATGGPGIIFGKSTNSVINTGSAASIAYQQGVYYANGEFIQIHPTAIPGDDKLRLMSESARGEGGRIWTYKDGKPWYFLEEKYPAYGNLVPRDIAAREIFHVCVDLKLGINGENMVYLDLSHKDPKELDVKLGGIIEIYEKFMGEDPRKVPMKVFPAVHYSMGGLWVDYDQMTNIKGLFAAGECDYSIHGANRLGANSLLSAIYGGMVAGPNAVRYIRGLEKSADAMPSTLYDSYVKREQEKWENILAMDGTENAYVLHKELGEWMTANVTIVRYNDRLLKTDEKIQELMERYKNISVTDTSRWSNQGATFIRQLYNMLQLARVITLGAYHRNESRGAHYKPEFPERNDEEWLKTTMARYTPDGPAFHYEDVDVSLIKPRKRDYSKKKEEVK encoded by the coding sequence ATGAAAAAAGGAAAAATCATCGTTGTTGGCGGCGGGTTGGCCGGTTTGATGGCCACGATTAAAATCGCTGAAGCAGGAGTGCCTGTCGAACTGTTTTCACTCGTTCCGGTAAAGCGTTCTCACTCTGTCTGTGCCCAAGGCGGCATCAACGGAGCGGTCAATACAAAAGGAGAAGGCGACTCTCCGTGGGAGCATTTTGACGATACCGTCTATGGCGGGGACTTCTTGGCGAATCAGCCTCCGGTCAAAGCGATGTGTGAAGCGGCGCCGGGGATCATTTACATGCTCGATCGGATGGGCGTCATGTTCAATCGGACGCCGGAGGGATTGCTTGACTTCCGCCGTTTCGGGGGGACGCAGCACCACCGGACCGCCTATGCGGGGGCGACGACTGGCCAGCAAATTTTGTATGCGCTTGACGAACAAGTGCGCCGCCATGAAGTGGCCGGGCTCGTGACGAAGTACGAACATTGGGAGTTTTTAGGCGTCGTTTTAGATGACGAGCAAATTTGCCGCGGCATCGTCGCACAAGATCTGCGATCCATGGAAATCAAAGCGTTTCCAGCCGATGCCGTCATTTTGGCGACCGGCGGCCCGGGGATCATTTTCGGGAAATCGACGAACTCGGTGATCAACACCGGTTCAGCGGCTTCGATCGCTTATCAGCAAGGCGTTTACTACGCGAACGGCGAGTTCATCCAAATCCACCCGACGGCCATTCCAGGCGATGACAAGCTCCGCCTTATGAGCGAATCGGCGCGCGGGGAAGGCGGACGCATTTGGACATATAAAGACGGGAAACCGTGGTACTTCCTTGAGGAAAAATATCCGGCTTACGGAAACTTGGTGCCGCGCGACATCGCGGCTCGGGAAATTTTCCATGTGTGCGTCGATTTGAAGCTCGGCATCAACGGCGAGAACATGGTGTATTTGGATTTGTCGCATAAAGATCCGAAAGAGTTGGATGTCAAGCTCGGCGGCATTATCGAAATTTACGAGAAGTTCATGGGCGAAGACCCGCGCAAAGTGCCGATGAAGGTGTTCCCGGCCGTTCACTACTCGATGGGCGGCTTATGGGTCGATTATGATCAAATGACGAACATCAAAGGGCTGTTCGCCGCCGGCGAGTGCGATTATTCCATTCATGGGGCGAACCGCCTCGGGGCGAACTCGCTGCTATCGGCGATTTACGGCGGAATGGTCGCTGGTCCGAACGCCGTTCGCTACATCCGCGGCCTTGAGAAATCGGCGGATGCAATGCCGTCGACGCTGTACGACAGCTATGTGAAACGAGAGCAAGAAAAGTGGGAAAACATTTTAGCGATGGACGGCACTGAAAACGCCTATGTGCTGCATAAAGAGCTCGGTGAATGGATGACGGCGAACGTGACGATCGTCCGCTACAACGACCGGCTGTTGAAGACGGATGAAAAAATTCAGGAGCTGATGGAGCGTTACAAAAACATCAGCGTCACCGATACGTCGAGATGGAGCAACCAAGGAGCGACGTTTATCCGTCAGCTGTACAACATGTTGCAGCTCGCCCGCGTCATTACGCTTGGCGCTTACCATCGCAATGAAAGCCGTGGGGCGCATTATAAGCCGGAGTTTCCGGAGCGCAATGACGAAGAGTGGCTGAAAACGACGATGGCTCGCTACACGCCAGACGGTCCGGCGTTCCATTATGAAGATGTTGACGTCTCGTTGATTAAACCGCGCAAGCGCGATTACAGCAAAAAGAAAGAGGAAGTGAAGTAA
- the sdhB gene encoding succinate dehydrogenase iron-sulfur subunit — MSENKTVRLIITRQDRPDSAPYEEEFVIPYRPNMNVISALMEIRRNPVNAKGEKTTPVAWEMNCLEEVCGACSMVINGKPRQACAALIDKLEQPIRLEPMRTFPVIRDLVIDRSRMFDALKRVKAWIPIDGTYDLGPGPRMPERKRQWAYELSKCMTCGVCLEACPNVNSKSNFIGPAPLSQVRLFNAHPTGAMHKAERLRAIMGDGGLANCGNSQNCVQSCPKGIPLTTSIAALNRETTIQMFRDFFGSDEV, encoded by the coding sequence ATGAGCGAGAACAAAACGGTTCGTTTGATCATTACGCGCCAAGATCGTCCGGATTCTGCGCCGTATGAAGAAGAGTTTGTGATTCCGTATCGCCCGAACATGAACGTCATCTCGGCGCTCATGGAGATCCGCCGCAATCCGGTCAACGCCAAAGGGGAAAAAACGACGCCGGTCGCTTGGGAAATGAACTGTTTGGAAGAAGTGTGCGGAGCCTGTTCGATGGTGATTAACGGCAAGCCGCGCCAGGCGTGCGCCGCGCTCATTGACAAGCTCGAGCAGCCGATCCGTCTTGAGCCGATGCGCACGTTCCCGGTCATCCGCGATTTGGTCATCGATCGAAGCCGGATGTTTGATGCGTTGAAGCGAGTGAAAGCTTGGATTCCGATCGACGGAACGTACGACTTGGGTCCGGGGCCGCGCATGCCGGAGCGGAAGCGGCAATGGGCGTACGAGCTGTCAAAATGCATGACGTGCGGCGTCTGCCTCGAAGCGTGTCCGAACGTCAACAGCAAGTCGAACTTTATTGGCCCGGCTCCGCTGTCGCAAGTGCGGCTCTTTAACGCCCATCCGACCGGGGCGATGCATAAAGCGGAACGGTTGCGGGCGATTATGGGCGACGGCGGACTGGCCAACTGCGGCAACTCGCAAAACTGCGTGCAATCGTGCCCGAAAGGCATTCCGTTGACGACATCGATTGCGGCGTTAAACCGCGAAACGACGATTCAAATGTTCCGCGATTTCTTTGGCAGCGACGAAGTGTAG
- a CDS encoding helix-turn-helix domain-containing protein gives MKDKSFQSKPLLTKREKEVFELLVQDKTTKEIAKELFISEKTVRNHISNAMQKLGVKGRSQAVIELLRMGELEL, from the coding sequence TTGAAGGACAAATCGTTTCAATCGAAGCCGCTTTTGACAAAAAGAGAAAAAGAAGTCTTCGAATTGCTCGTGCAAGACAAGACGACGAAAGAGATCGCCAAAGAGCTGTTTATCAGCGAGAAAACAGTTCGCAACCATATTTCGAATGCGATGCAAAAGCTTGGGGTCAAGGGGCGCTCGCAAGCTGTCATCGAATTGCTTCGAATGGGCGAACTTGAACTATAA
- a CDS encoding MarR family winged helix-turn-helix transcriptional regulator: MPSAMNERTVAELEKLLRYIAANLKQRGREILTNYPITPPQFVALQWLLEEGDLTVGELSNKMYLACSTTTDLVDRMERNGLVARVRDEHDRRVVRIHLLEKGERIIEEVIEKRQRDLASVLESFSDEEIVVFERCLRKLHQEMTKE; encoded by the coding sequence ATGCCGTCTGCGATGAATGAAAGAACGGTTGCTGAGTTAGAAAAATTGCTTCGCTATATCGCCGCCAATTTGAAACAGCGCGGCCGTGAAATTTTAACCAACTATCCGATCACGCCCCCGCAGTTTGTCGCTTTGCAATGGCTGCTTGAAGAAGGGGACTTGACGGTCGGCGAGTTATCGAACAAAATGTATTTGGCGTGCAGCACAACGACCGACTTGGTCGACCGCATGGAGCGGAATGGACTTGTCGCCAGAGTCCGCGACGAACACGACCGCCGCGTCGTCCGCATCCACTTGCTTGAAAAAGGGGAGCGCATTATCGAAGAAGTGATTGAGAAACGCCAGCGCGATCTAGCCAGTGTGCTGGAAAGCTTTTCAGACGAGGAAATCGTCGTCTTTGAGCGTTGTTTGCGCAAATTGCATCAAGAAATGACGAAAGAATGA
- the racE gene encoding glutamate racemase, which translates to MERAIGVIDSGVGGLTVAKEIMRQLPKEQIIYLGDTARCPYGPRPVEEVRRFTWQMIDYLRQYPLKMLVIACNTATAVALDDVRAKLDIPVLGVIHPGARAALKATRHGHIGVIGTIGTIRSRAYEKALQSINPRVQVESLACPKFVPLVESGDFEGQEAMAIVAESLAPLRPLPIDVLILGCTHYPLLAPLIRTYMGKRVKLICSGGETAREVSAILHHSQLLYTGEREPEHLFFTTGPKELFEKISGKWFGKPIGTVEAIRL; encoded by the coding sequence TTGGAAAGAGCAATTGGTGTCATTGACTCAGGAGTCGGCGGTTTGACCGTCGCCAAAGAAATTATGAGGCAGCTGCCGAAAGAACAAATTATTTACTTAGGAGACACCGCGCGTTGCCCATACGGGCCGCGGCCGGTGGAAGAAGTCCGTCGATTTACGTGGCAAATGATCGATTACTTGCGGCAATATCCGTTGAAAATGCTTGTTATCGCCTGCAACACCGCCACGGCGGTCGCGCTTGACGATGTGCGAGCGAAGCTGGACATTCCTGTGCTTGGCGTCATTCATCCCGGCGCTCGCGCCGCCCTGAAAGCGACCAGGCACGGGCACATCGGCGTCATCGGCACGATTGGCACGATCCGAAGCCGGGCGTATGAAAAGGCGCTTCAATCGATCAATCCGCGCGTCCAAGTCGAGAGTTTGGCCTGTCCGAAGTTCGTTCCGCTGGTGGAAAGCGGCGACTTTGAAGGGCAGGAGGCGATGGCGATCGTCGCCGAATCGCTCGCTCCGCTCCGCCCGCTGCCGATCGATGTGCTGATTTTAGGCTGCACGCATTATCCGTTGCTCGCGCCGCTCATTCGCACGTATATGGGCAAACGCGTGAAGCTCATTTGCTCAGGCGGTGAGACAGCTCGTGAAGTGAGCGCGATTTTGCATCACAGCCAGCTCCTTTACACCGGTGAGCGCGAACCGGAGCATTTGTTTTTCACGACTGGGCCGAAAGAGCTGTTTGAAAAGATTTCCGGGAAGTGGTTTGGCAAGCCGATCGGCACGGTTGAGGCGATTCGGCTGTAA
- a CDS encoding GerMN domain-containing protein translates to MNRTTHIWAAPLLASLLLLGGCGLFGRDEAVKEIDPPQETSYVKDGQALQETTESQKEGKEKAKATETVKRELYLIDKNGFVVPQTVELPKTQAVAKQVLEYLVEDGPVSEMLPNGFRAVIPAGTTVLGTKLEKDGTLIADFSPEFKNYKPEDEKRILQAITWTLTQFDNIKRVKIRINGYDQNVMPVNKTPIQDGVSRADGINMEASGVPDITNTHPVTVYFVAQQGNNTYYVPVTRRVSNKEKDDIAAAVNELIQGPEQGSGLVGVFQPDAKLVDAPKYEDGKVTLNFNEGIYGSNKKNVISDVVLNSLVLSLTEQKGVESVAITVNGKANLVTEDGKPLTKPVARPQNVNTGTF, encoded by the coding sequence ATGAATCGGACGACTCACATATGGGCGGCGCCGCTGCTCGCCTCGCTGTTGTTGCTTGGCGGTTGCGGCTTGTTTGGGCGAGATGAGGCGGTGAAGGAGATCGATCCGCCGCAAGAGACGAGTTATGTCAAAGACGGCCAAGCGCTTCAGGAAACGACGGAAAGCCAAAAGGAAGGAAAAGAGAAAGCGAAGGCCACCGAGACGGTGAAAAGAGAGCTGTATTTAATTGACAAAAACGGCTTTGTCGTGCCGCAAACAGTAGAATTGCCGAAAACGCAGGCCGTGGCGAAACAAGTACTCGAATATTTGGTTGAAGACGGACCTGTGTCAGAAATGTTGCCGAACGGCTTCCGCGCCGTCATTCCGGCAGGCACAACGGTGCTTGGTACAAAATTAGAAAAAGATGGAACATTGATCGCCGACTTTTCACCGGAGTTTAAAAACTATAAGCCGGAGGACGAAAAACGAATTTTGCAGGCGATTACGTGGACATTGACGCAATTTGACAATATCAAGCGCGTCAAAATCCGCATCAACGGCTACGATCAAAACGTGATGCCGGTCAATAAAACACCGATTCAAGACGGGGTGAGCCGCGCCGATGGCATCAATATGGAAGCGAGCGGTGTGCCAGACATTACGAATACGCATCCGGTCACCGTTTATTTTGTCGCCCAACAAGGGAACAACACATACTATGTGCCGGTGACGCGGCGTGTGTCCAACAAGGAGAAAGATGATATTGCCGCGGCCGTCAACGAACTGATTCAAGGGCCGGAACAAGGAAGCGGGCTTGTCGGTGTCTTTCAGCCGGACGCGAAGCTTGTCGATGCCCCGAAATATGAGGATGGCAAAGTGACGCTCAACTTTAACGAAGGCATTTATGGCAGCAACAAGAAAAACGTCATTTCCGACGTCGTGTTGAATTCCCTCGTTTTGTCGCTCACTGAGCAAAAGGGAGTCGAAAGCGTGGCGATTACAGTCAACGGAAAAGCCAATCTCGTTACAGAGGATGGCAAGCCGCTCACCAAGCCGGTTGCCCGGCCGCAAAACGTCAATACCGGAACGTTTTAA
- the rph gene encoding ribonuclease PH gives MRMDGRSNRELRPVHIHPHYMKHAEGSVLIEIGDTKVICTATVEEKVPSFMRGGGKGWITAEYGMLPRATEQRNAREASKGKVSGRTMEIQRLIGRALRSVVDLERLGERTVWIDCDVIQADGGTRTASITGAYVALVLALAKLVEEGRLETLPVRDFLAATSVGIDPEHGVVLDLNYIEDARAKVDMNVVMTGSGQFVEIQGTGEEASFSRAELDELLEAAQAGIIQLIALQRRALGEWAAQIGGGQNEAYREGEGE, from the coding sequence ATGAGAATGGACGGACGAAGCAACCGCGAGCTGCGCCCTGTACATATACACCCGCATTATATGAAACACGCGGAAGGCTCAGTGCTCATTGAAATCGGTGATACGAAAGTCATTTGCACGGCGACGGTCGAAGAGAAAGTGCCGTCGTTTATGCGCGGCGGCGGCAAAGGATGGATTACGGCCGAATATGGGATGCTGCCGCGGGCGACAGAGCAGCGGAATGCGAGGGAGGCGAGCAAAGGGAAAGTTTCAGGGCGGACGATGGAAATTCAGCGCTTGATCGGCCGCGCGCTTCGCTCGGTGGTGGATCTCGAGCGGCTGGGCGAGCGGACCGTTTGGATTGATTGCGATGTCATTCAGGCGGATGGCGGAACGCGGACGGCGTCAATCACTGGTGCGTATGTCGCGCTCGTGTTGGCGCTTGCGAAACTGGTCGAAGAAGGGAGGCTCGAGACGCTTCCGGTTCGCGATTTCCTTGCCGCGACATCGGTCGGCATCGATCCGGAACATGGGGTCGTTCTCGATTTGAATTACATCGAGGATGCGCGGGCGAAAGTCGATATGAACGTCGTCATGACGGGAAGCGGTCAATTCGTCGAAATTCAGGGGACTGGAGAGGAAGCGTCTTTTTCGCGCGCCGAGCTTGACGAATTGTTGGAAGCGGCGCAAGCGGGAATCATACAGCTCATTGCGCTTCAGCGCCGCGCGTTGGGTGAGTGGGCAGCGCAGATCGGTGGCGGGCAGAACGAAGCGTACAGAGAGGGAGAGGGAGAGTGA
- a CDS encoding XTP/dITP diphosphatase: MKEIVIATKNAGKAREFAALFAKRGIRVKSLLDFPDVPDIEETGNTFAENAVLKAETASRCLKRPVIADDSGLVVDALGGRPGVHSARYAGEDKNDARNIAKLLRELDGVPMGRRTARFHCALAVAIPGRPTAVVEATCDGYIAEAPRGEGGFGYDPIFYLPERGKTMAELAPEEKNQISHRAKALAKLDEQWEEIVGGKGRTE; the protein is encoded by the coding sequence GTGAAGGAGATCGTCATTGCGACCAAAAACGCCGGCAAAGCGCGCGAATTCGCCGCTTTGTTCGCCAAGCGAGGCATCCGCGTGAAATCGCTGCTTGATTTTCCAGACGTCCCGGATATCGAAGAAACGGGGAACACCTTTGCAGAAAATGCAGTGCTCAAAGCAGAAACAGCGTCGCGGTGTCTAAAGCGGCCGGTGATCGCTGATGATTCCGGGCTCGTGGTCGATGCGCTCGGCGGCCGGCCGGGCGTCCATTCGGCCCGTTACGCCGGCGAAGATAAAAACGATGCACGCAACATAGCCAAGTTGCTTCGCGAGCTTGACGGAGTGCCAATGGGGCGGCGCACAGCCCGCTTTCATTGCGCGCTCGCGGTCGCAATCCCAGGGCGGCCTACCGCCGTCGTTGAAGCGACATGCGATGGTTATATCGCCGAAGCGCCGCGGGGGGAAGGCGGCTTCGGTTATGATCCGATTTTTTATCTTCCAGAACGAGGAAAAACAATGGCGGAGCTCGCGCCGGAGGAAAAAAATCAAATTAGCCATCGCGCCAAGGCGCTGGCGAAGCTCGATGAGCAGTGGGAGGAGATCGTCGGTGGAAAGGGGCGGACGGAATGA
- a CDS encoding metallophosphoesterase family protein — translation MKAVIVSDSHGLTAELRRIVERHRHEADLFIHCGDSELEVGADEIAPFAVVRGNCDFAAFPAERIEEVGGVRFFVTHGHLYGVKTSLLRLSYRAQETGAHVICFGHSHLAGAEQIDGLLFINPGSIALPRGRKEKTYAVLTVDSGRAHVQFYEVDGQPILKMERTFSI, via the coding sequence ATGAAGGCGGTCATTGTGAGCGACAGCCATGGGTTGACGGCCGAACTTCGCCGCATTGTTGAACGCCATCGCCATGAAGCGGATTTGTTTATCCATTGCGGCGACTCGGAGCTGGAGGTGGGGGCAGACGAGATCGCCCCATTTGCCGTCGTGCGCGGCAATTGCGATTTCGCCGCGTTTCCTGCCGAGCGCATCGAAGAGGTAGGCGGCGTTCGGTTTTTTGTCACCCACGGCCATTTATATGGGGTGAAAACGTCGCTTTTGCGTTTATCCTATCGCGCGCAAGAAACAGGGGCACATGTCATTTGTTTCGGCCACTCGCATTTGGCCGGTGCTGAACAAATCGATGGGTTGCTGTTCATCAATCCCGGCAGCATCGCCTTGCCCCGGGGAAGAAAAGAAAAAACGTACGCGGTGCTGACGGTCGACAGCGGACGGGCGCACGTCCAGTTTTATGAAGTGGATGGGCAGCCTATTCTCAAAATGGAACGAACGTTTTCTATCTAA